One genomic window of Kosmotoga olearia TBF 19.5.1 includes the following:
- the wecB gene encoding non-hydrolyzing UDP-N-acetylglucosamine 2-epimerase, whose product MKVLSVIGARPQFIKEAVVGEQLRALGMREILVHTGQHYDVNMSDVFFKYLKLKKPDYYLSVGSGTHAYQTGTTMIRLEEVVIKEKPDVLIVYGDTNATIAGALVGAKLKISVAHVEAGLRQEPKDMPEEINRVVTDHISRFLFCPTKRAVDNLKSEGISKGVYFVGDVMYDLFLKVKDSIDVQKVLKKYRLQRKNYILATVHRDFNTDNEERLRNILTALGEISREIPVVFPMHPRTKKVINQKNLWNLLGKTRVIDPVPYHELVALLTNSLKVITDSGGLQKEAYFAGVSAIVLMPDTGWIELVEANWNYLADTQKELIVQKALESSLNKCPFEQFYGQGDAGKKIAEIILRHQK is encoded by the coding sequence GTGAAGGTTCTTTCAGTTATCGGAGCGCGTCCACAATTTATCAAAGAGGCAGTAGTGGGAGAGCAATTAAGGGCACTTGGAATGCGTGAAATTCTTGTTCATACAGGTCAGCATTACGACGTAAATATGTCTGATGTTTTTTTCAAGTATCTCAAACTGAAAAAGCCTGATTATTACCTTTCTGTGGGTTCTGGTACCCACGCATATCAAACCGGGACGACAATGATCAGGCTTGAAGAGGTTGTGATTAAAGAAAAACCCGATGTATTGATTGTGTATGGAGATACTAACGCTACCATAGCTGGTGCTCTTGTAGGGGCAAAACTAAAAATCTCTGTTGCTCATGTCGAAGCTGGTTTAAGGCAGGAACCCAAAGATATGCCTGAAGAAATAAATCGGGTAGTTACTGATCATATCTCCAGATTTTTATTTTGCCCAACAAAAAGAGCGGTTGATAATCTCAAATCAGAAGGGATATCCAAAGGTGTGTATTTTGTTGGAGACGTTATGTATGATCTTTTTCTGAAGGTAAAAGATAGTATAGACGTTCAAAAAGTTCTCAAAAAGTATAGATTACAGAGAAAAAATTATATCCTTGCCACTGTCCATAGAGACTTCAACACAGATAACGAAGAACGATTAAGAAATATCCTAACGGCATTGGGAGAAATATCCCGTGAAATTCCTGTTGTTTTTCCCATGCATCCTAGAACGAAAAAGGTTATAAATCAGAAAAATCTGTGGAATTTGTTGGGAAAGACCAGAGTAATAGATCCAGTACCTTATCACGAGCTTGTAGCTCTGTTGACAAATTCTTTGAAGGTGATAACAGACAGCGGTGGATTACAGAAGGAAGCGTACTTCGCAGGTGTTTCGGCAATAGTGTTAATGCCGGATACAGGGTGGATTGAACTTGTAGAAGCTAATTGGAACTATCTGGCTGATACCCAAAAAGAGTTAATAGTTCAGAAAGCGCTGGAAAGTTCTTTAAATAAATGTCCTTTCGAACAATTTTATGGTCAAGGTGACGCAGGAAAGAAAATAGCTGAGATAATATTGCGTCATCAGAAATAA
- a CDS encoding glycosyltransferase has product MKILIFSEMFPKPNAPSSGIFVKKRLEYLLKEKRMDFDFAPISTFDTSLISFVKRLKKIPRIELTDFLEVEHKKFKVFQVPLKTVTRYEMIKGKTKAWIKYAEEMMKTLEQNFKVSDYNLIHAHRAFPEGHAAFLLSEKYKIPYIVTSHGSEIHSAENDFLKLIIDILENSSKAIFVSEYLRKDAIKKGYSGRKSVVIPNGIDTDIFKPVDKTKARKKLNIYQKDYKYVGFVGNLIPIKRADKLPEIFHDISRSIPNIHFIVVGDGYLKRDIEKRTKDLQITFTGRIKPERVPIYMNAMDVMILPSRNEGWPCVVLEAQACGVPVVGSSNGGIPEAIGDNDMIVTEGPNFENRFAKRVIYVLKNSVSPNKLRRRAVKFSWKSMVRREIEIYCEVANFRF; this is encoded by the coding sequence ATGAAAATATTAATATTTTCAGAAATGTTTCCAAAACCAAATGCTCCTTCAAGTGGAATATTTGTGAAAAAAAGATTGGAATACTTGTTGAAAGAAAAAAGAATGGATTTTGATTTTGCACCAATATCGACTTTTGATACTTCACTAATTTCTTTTGTCAAAAGACTTAAAAAGATTCCAAGGATCGAATTAACTGATTTTCTGGAAGTGGAGCATAAGAAATTCAAAGTTTTTCAGGTTCCTCTTAAAACCGTAACAAGATATGAAATGATAAAAGGAAAAACAAAAGCATGGATCAAATATGCTGAAGAAATGATGAAGACATTGGAACAGAATTTTAAGGTAAGTGATTACAACCTGATTCACGCACATAGAGCTTTTCCGGAGGGTCACGCCGCTTTTCTACTCAGCGAGAAATATAAAATACCTTATATAGTTACATCTCATGGCAGTGAAATTCACTCAGCTGAAAACGATTTTCTAAAGCTCATAATAGATATTTTGGAAAATTCATCAAAGGCTATATTTGTTAGTGAATATCTTCGCAAAGACGCAATAAAAAAAGGTTATAGCGGTAGAAAATCAGTTGTTATACCCAATGGAATAGATACTGATATTTTTAAACCAGTAGATAAAACTAAGGCTAGAAAAAAATTAAACATTTATCAAAAAGACTATAAATATGTTGGTTTTGTTGGTAATCTGATACCTATAAAGCGGGCAGATAAACTACCAGAAATATTTCATGATATATCCAGAAGTATTCCAAATATCCATTTTATTGTTGTTGGTGATGGGTATCTTAAAAGAGATATAGAGAAAAGAACCAAAGATCTTCAGATCACTTTTACCGGTAGAATAAAACCTGAGAGAGTCCCTATTTATATGAACGCTATGGACGTTATGATATTGCCAAGCAGAAATGAAGGATGGCCGTGTGTTGTTCTTGAAGCTCAGGCTTGTGGTGTACCTGTTGTTGGTAGTAGTAACGGAGGAATACCTGAGGCTATTGGAGACAATGATATGATAGTCACGGAAGGTCCGAATTTTGAAAACCGTTTTGCAAAAAGGGTCATATATGTTTTAAAAAATTCTGTATCGCCTAATAAACTAAGGCGAAGGGCTGTAAAATTCAGTTGGAAGTCCATGGTTAGAAGAGAAATTGAGATATATTGTGAGGTTGCCAACTTTAGATTCTAA
- a CDS encoding glycosyltransferase family 4 protein, which yields MDIALVSMDNPYLVGRGGKHIHQLLLEKGLKQLGHNVNTDYYVLPSRFKWYTWRLFGKVYAFKKKMLDIEKWYRNKEFRKFDIVHAHDVVSGVAVSKKTNTLVLTVHGYFAREVINYGAYSETERKKVFSLAMDYERKAVEESKGIIAVDSRIKIYLIEELGCPDDKILVMYNAVDTDTFCPVTKNEVHRIRQILKLPQNKFIVLVPRRFVKKNGVVFAARALRWIKDRDIHMIFAGGGPEKENLLSELENDDRSTVYDVIDHNQIVNYYKAADVILIPSITSDGVEEATSLAMLEGMASGKPVICSNIGGMAEVIKDQINGILVEQKNPEEIARAILILKNSNEFVERLSSNARNYVVENHSYIKHSSKILEFYEKILQKI from the coding sequence ATGGATATAGCTTTAGTATCAATGGATAATCCATATCTTGTTGGAAGAGGTGGTAAACACATACATCAATTACTACTTGAGAAGGGATTAAAACAGTTAGGACATAACGTTAATACTGACTACTATGTCCTGCCTTCCAGGTTCAAATGGTACACTTGGCGTTTGTTTGGGAAGGTATATGCCTTTAAGAAAAAAATGTTGGATATAGAAAAATGGTATCGTAATAAGGAATTTAGAAAATTTGATATTGTGCATGCCCACGATGTAGTTTCGGGAGTAGCAGTTTCTAAAAAGACTAACACACTAGTTTTAACTGTACATGGGTACTTCGCGAGAGAAGTAATAAACTATGGTGCGTATTCTGAGACTGAGAGAAAAAAGGTTTTCTCTTTAGCGATGGATTATGAACGCAAGGCTGTGGAAGAAAGTAAAGGAATTATTGCAGTGGACAGTAGAATAAAAATATACCTTATAGAAGAGCTTGGGTGCCCAGATGATAAGATATTGGTTATGTACAATGCGGTTGACACTGATACATTTTGCCCCGTTACAAAAAATGAAGTTCATAGAATTCGTCAGATTCTAAAACTCCCTCAAAACAAGTTTATTGTTCTGGTTCCGAGGCGTTTTGTTAAAAAGAACGGAGTAGTATTTGCCGCAAGAGCATTGCGCTGGATAAAAGATAGGGATATTCATATGATTTTTGCAGGTGGTGGACCTGAAAAAGAAAACTTGTTATCAGAACTTGAAAATGACGATAGAAGTACGGTTTATGATGTTATAGATCATAATCAAATAGTAAATTACTACAAAGCGGCGGATGTTATTTTGATTCCATCGATAACATCGGATGGTGTAGAAGAAGCAACTTCTCTTGCTATGCTAGAGGGCATGGCTAGCGGAAAACCTGTTATATGTAGTAATATTGGTGGTATGGCTGAGGTTATAAAAGATCAAATCAATGGAATTTTAGTTGAACAAAAAAATCCAGAGGAAATAGCAAGGGCAATTTTGATATTGAAAAATTCAAATGAATTTGTTGAAAGACTTTCAAGTAACGCGCGGAACTACGTAGTAGAAAATCATTCCTATATAAAACACTCAAGTAAGATATTAGAATTCTACGAAAAGATCTTGCAAAAAATCTGA
- a CDS encoding polysaccharide pyruvyl transferase family protein has translation MKKNKPVILLEGKYGPGNLGDDILMIVSSKVLLECCRDCEIVIELSKPEIVKNWLSGVTLLNHFELKKAPVLKVLGGGGQFYSFPLSWNIEKTKKGLGVRKLVHGRKVLSALKNRLGKIRKHWLTKSVDTAIFCVGVGPFVENSPQQEEARNMLMKSSYVSVRDSNSFAICKAWGIRNVKQFTDPAFLYEFWRDANIPANEIKFSNIERSIAFIPRYWPHDEIGQSYLKPMLKVAKKLNTQNIKSIFYFFSKYYDREIIEFVDNQGFNVKVWDPETNQKPARFVEQIAEQNMLVVSARAHGVILPAIFGIPGIAVEIEPKLVNVHRMLPRGTKLWQKPFNPDSLLKMIQEMLENNDEFRRLVNEDVSYNHNIALEAKADIQRFIRDYLKKQHHV, from the coding sequence TTGAAAAAGAACAAACCAGTGATTTTATTAGAAGGGAAATATGGACCTGGAAATCTTGGGGATGATATTTTAATGATTGTTTCTTCTAAAGTTCTTCTTGAATGTTGCCGTGATTGCGAAATAGTAATAGAACTTTCTAAGCCTGAGATAGTAAAGAATTGGCTTTCCGGGGTTACTTTATTAAACCATTTCGAATTGAAGAAAGCCCCAGTGTTGAAAGTGCTTGGAGGAGGAGGACAATTTTATTCGTTTCCGCTCTCTTGGAACATTGAAAAAACAAAGAAAGGATTAGGAGTGCGCAAATTAGTTCATGGAAGAAAAGTTCTTTCCGCTTTAAAAAACAGGCTAGGAAAGATTCGAAAGCATTGGCTAACAAAATCAGTTGATACTGCTATTTTTTGTGTTGGAGTTGGGCCTTTTGTTGAAAATAGTCCTCAACAAGAAGAAGCAAGAAATATGTTAATGAAAAGTTCTTACGTTTCAGTTCGAGATAGTAACAGTTTTGCTATTTGCAAAGCTTGGGGAATTCGCAACGTAAAACAATTTACTGATCCAGCATTTCTTTACGAATTCTGGAGAGATGCTAATATACCAGCGAATGAAATAAAATTTTCAAATATTGAGCGATCAATAGCCTTTATTCCACGATATTGGCCACATGATGAAATTGGTCAATCTTATTTGAAGCCAATGTTGAAAGTAGCAAAGAAACTTAACACCCAAAACATTAAGAGCATTTTTTATTTTTTCAGTAAATATTATGATAGAGAAATCATTGAGTTTGTTGATAATCAAGGGTTTAACGTGAAAGTTTGGGATCCTGAGACAAATCAGAAACCTGCAAGGTTCGTTGAACAAATTGCTGAACAAAATATGCTCGTTGTTTCTGCTAGAGCACATGGAGTGATATTACCGGCAATTTTTGGAATCCCTGGTATAGCTGTTGAGATAGAACCAAAACTTGTAAATGTTCATAGAATGTTACCTAGAGGAACCAAACTTTGGCAGAAACCTTTTAATCCTGATTCTCTTTTGAAGATGATTCAAGAAATGTTGGAAAACAATGATGAATTCCGGCGATTGGTTAATGAAGATGTTAGTTATAATCACAATATTGCTCTTGAAGCTAAAGCGGATATTCAACGATTTATCAGAGATTATTTAAAGAAACAACATCATGTTTAA
- the murJ gene encoding murein biosynthesis integral membrane protein MurJ, translated as MSKKYVQSVAAGAIYITFFTLISKVLGFFREVLVADLFGTSWRLDAVMIALTPVQIISGVISAGLITVFIPKYIKIKDASIEEAKHYAWAIIVIFGLLFLVSGILLYFFSEQFIKLFAPGFSRKIVEYSARKLKGLSVLPLIMGIQQILSGILRAERRFLQYTLAQLFFNIVSIPVIYFTAPYFNEASYILAWVIGNLVVSLVLLLFSIGQIQPHLRLFSDDIRNTLVLTFPLILSNGLGQINNIVDKAFVSFLPSGRVSGMQYADALLGIVSGVFLMSFMTTTQTELSEFLVRKDFAKAEERMKKTTHTLLSLSIPIVLWITFMGEPLIKLIYEHGNFTNESTSIVVIALIGYSARTIILPIGLLSRQYFLIQGKIKFATYLTVLSVLTNVFFDWLLIKPFGVGGITGSTSIVTFINTTIWILLVRKEGISFLPWKRIITLIVSCGTIIITSLLIKALTNDLIYIIFGNFAFAILTIWSTWDITTFIIRKTFSKLLRPKK; from the coding sequence TTGAGTAAGAAATATGTTCAGTCAGTAGCGGCTGGTGCTATATATATAACATTTTTCACATTAATTTCCAAAGTACTTGGATTCTTTCGAGAAGTACTTGTAGCTGATCTTTTTGGAACTTCATGGCGATTGGATGCAGTAATGATTGCTCTTACTCCTGTCCAGATAATATCTGGAGTAATATCTGCTGGTTTAATAACAGTTTTCATCCCCAAATATATAAAAATTAAAGATGCCAGCATTGAGGAAGCAAAGCACTATGCCTGGGCTATCATAGTTATTTTTGGCCTTTTGTTTTTAGTTTCAGGTATCCTTCTATATTTCTTTTCAGAGCAGTTTATAAAGCTTTTTGCTCCGGGATTTTCCCGAAAAATTGTTGAATACTCAGCAAGAAAGTTAAAAGGCTTGTCCGTGCTTCCTCTAATAATGGGTATTCAGCAAATACTTTCAGGCATCCTCCGGGCAGAAAGGCGATTTTTGCAATATACGTTGGCCCAGCTCTTTTTCAATATAGTTTCTATTCCGGTTATCTATTTTACTGCTCCTTACTTTAACGAAGCTTCATATATACTTGCATGGGTTATTGGAAACTTAGTTGTTAGCTTAGTACTACTCCTTTTTTCAATTGGACAAATCCAGCCTCATCTCAGATTATTTTCAGACGATATAAGAAATACTCTTGTTCTCACATTTCCTCTTATCCTATCCAACGGTCTAGGTCAAATTAACAATATAGTTGATAAGGCATTTGTTTCATTCTTGCCGTCAGGGCGTGTATCCGGTATGCAATATGCTGATGCTCTTCTTGGAATAGTATCTGGGGTTTTTTTAATGAGTTTTATGACTACAACTCAAACCGAATTATCAGAGTTTTTGGTAAGAAAAGATTTTGCAAAAGCTGAAGAAAGAATGAAGAAAACAACGCACACGCTTCTCAGTCTTTCTATTCCAATAGTGTTGTGGATAACGTTCATGGGGGAGCCTTTAATTAAGCTGATTTACGAGCATGGAAATTTTACGAATGAATCAACATCGATAGTTGTAATAGCTTTGATAGGATATAGTGCTAGAACAATAATATTACCAATTGGGCTACTCTCAAGACAATATTTCCTTATTCAAGGGAAAATAAAATTTGCCACTTATTTGACGGTGCTTTCAGTGTTGACTAATGTTTTTTTTGATTGGTTGTTAATTAAACCATTTGGAGTAGGCGGCATTACTGGTAGTACATCGATTGTAACTTTTATAAATACAACTATCTGGATATTGTTGGTTAGAAAGGAAGGAATTTCCTTTTTGCCTTGGAAAAGAATAATAACGCTTATAGTGAGTTGTGGAACCATTATCATTACCTCACTGTTGATTAAAGCGTTGACTAATGATTTGATATACATAATTTTTGGCAATTTTGCTTTTGCGATTCTTACAATCTGGTCTACTTGGGATATAACAACGTTTATCATAAGAAAAACATTTAGCAAGTTACTGAGACCGAAAAAGTGA